Proteins encoded by one window of Nicotiana tabacum cultivar K326 chromosome 10, ASM71507v2, whole genome shotgun sequence:
- the LOC142164630 gene encoding uncharacterized protein LOC142164630 encodes MVKQALVDWGNSYSESEGENMMVANNGSSEYESIFALMAKSDDDEDKEEDEVSFLDVQRNLKTYSMKKLMSLANVLIDAYHSLINEKNSLIEEIYGIEQERDYMVVSIVDLEETIESLKKQKEVLIEGNANIEHERDDLLVVAVNLKEIIRELTMKSRPENSQKGKEVASEAHIKLESELNSVKSSMCAELEKNNNFRKN; translated from the coding sequence ATGGTGAAGCAAGCCCTGGTTGATTGGGGAAATTCCTATAGTGAATCTGAAGGTGAAAATATGATGGTTGCTAACAATGGATCTTCAGAATATGAGTCAATCTTTGCACTCATGGCCAaatctgatgatgatgaggacaaAGAGGAAGATGAGGTAAGTTTtcttgatgttcaaagaaatttgaaaacttaCTCTATGAAAAAATTGATGTCTTTAGCAAATGTGttgattgatgcctatcatagcCTCATTAATGAGAAAAATTCTTTAATAGAAGAAATTTATGGCATTGAACAAGAGAGAGATTATATGGTAGTTTCCATTGTAGACTTAGAGGAAACCATTGAGAGTCTAAAGAAACAAAAAGAGGTTCTAATTGAGGGTAATGCTAACAttgagcatgagagagatgacctattaGTGGTGGCTGTAAACTTAAAGGAAATAATTAGGGAACTTACAATGAAAAGTAGGCCTGAGAATtctcaaaagggaaaggaagttgcaagtgaggcacacattaagcttgaaagtgaGTTAAATTCAGTGAAGTCTAGTATGTgtgctgagcttgagaaaaacaaCAACTTCAGGAAGAACTAG